The Alicyclobacillus macrosporangiidus CPP55 genome segment TTCCTCACTCTGGCCCCCTACCGCGGCGGCATAAAACCGCCATGGGTCAGGCCACCGTTCGGGCAGAAAGCCGTGCAACAACAGCGGCAGCAGTTGTTCTCCTTCCGGCACCGAGGGCAGCAACAGAAAGCCCGCGGTTCCAGGAAACACACCGATAGGTTGTGGCCGCAACAGGCTCCCTCATTTCAAGTGATAATATATCTGCGTCAACCGTCACACTATTGAATCCGTGGACCGCCGAAGAGGTATCCGCAAGGCGCCAAGTTCCTCGTCCCACACCGCCTCGCGCGGACCCGGCGGCACGCCTTCCGGAAGAAACTCCTGGACAAACAAACTGCGGTCTCCGCGGGCATTTCGAAGTTTCAGCAGCAGACCTCCGGATCCCGCATGCCTCACCGGCATCAGCCACAGTTCATCGCCGCGAACCAAAGCGACGGCGGTTCCCACAGGGAACCGCCACGCTTCTGCGGCGGGAATGTACAGGTATCCTGTGGATGTCAGCTCAATCTGCACTGCTGCTCCTCCAAGCGTTGAATCAAATCTCGCGCCAGCCGTTCCACCGCCGCCTCCACCGCCGGCGACAAACCAAAACCGTGTTCCAAATTCTCGGCCTCGATGAGAAAGACCGTCACCTTTTTAGGAAAGCGCTCCTTCAACAGCCATCGCCCCATCGCGATGGCGTTGTCCCAGCGTATGTTGTGCAGGTTCACTTCTTTGAGTGGAGGGGCTTCCACTTCCTCCCCGGGCACTTCGAAGATGGTTCCCGGCTCCGCCCCTGACGTACACGCGTCAACAAGGATCAATTCTTTCGCATCTCCGATCTGAAAGATGACGTCCATCCCCGCTGTACCGCCGTCGGCCAAGCGCACTCCTTCCGGAACGCCCAGCTCCCACAACTTCCGAATCAGCATCGGACCGGCGCCGTCGTCACTCCGGATCAGATTCCCGCATCCAATGATGGCAGTCACCCCGACACCTCTCTTCAGAAGATGTGAAAGGAGAGGTGCCACCGAACACCGGCCGACACCTCGCCCCCCTGTCACCTTCACATCTTCACGACTTCGTATTTGGCCAACTCCCGATGTGACTTAGCGTCATACGCGTGCACCGTGCAAACCAGGCACGAGTCGTAACTCTGTGCAATGTGTGCGAGTTCCACTGGATCTTCTGGATTCCGTACCGGGACGCCAATCATCGCCGTTTCAATCGGACCGCGCTGGCCTTGGCCATCGCGCGGTCCGATGTTCCACGCTGTGGGCGTGATCACCTGGTAATTGTCGATCTTGCCATCCTTGATTTGAAGCCAGTCCATGAGAGCACCCCGCGCCGCTTCGGTGGCCCCAAAACCGCGACCCTCCGGCAACTCGCGAGGCTTGATATAGAACTTCTCGTTCAAATTGATCTGTTTCAGCCAGTCGCGCATCCGCAAGTAGTACTTCGCGGCCTCGTGCAGGCGGGCCAAGACGCGAACCATGACGCTGGGTCCGATTTCCTGGATGATGTTCAGGAACAGGGGATCGTAGTCCTGCCATTCCTCCGCCCCCGGACGTCCGGCTATCACCTGGCGAGCTAGCGGACCCGCCTCCAACGACACCGCCCCCATGCCAGGTACCTCATAGCGCGGCGCCTTCGCGAACGTGTACTTGCCTTCTTTCTGCCCTTCCACCGGATCGATGGGGTCGGTTACCCCAACGAACGGATGCAAAGACCCGCTCCCGCGGAAGAACGAATGCGTATGATCTTCCCGGATCCGCTCTTGATCAAAATCATGGAAAGTCTTGCCATCATACACGCCGGACCGGGAAATCAATGCCGCATTCCGCCCATCGATGGTCGGAAAGCGGTACTTCTGCGGATGCGGGAAACTCCCGGCAGCCAAGTATCGCCCAGGCCCGGATCCGTACTTGTCCAACCCGATGTCCATACTGTAGCGGATGAACAGTCCTAGATCGGAATTCCGGTGTGCTGCCCGTTCATCAAGCCAATTCAGCACGTCCGACCAGGTCTTGTTCTCCAACCACCGCTCCACCGAGCAGCCGAGCAGGATCTTTTCCAACCAGGTTTCCCGATAGTGTTCCAAAATGCTGATCGAACGTGTGATGTCTGAGAGCGTCGGGGCACTGACCACGCCACCTGGAACCATGAAGCTGGAGTGCGGCCACTGGCCGCCGAAAATCGCGTAGATTTCGACAGGCTTACTCGAAACGGTGACACCAATCGCGTAGTGTTCGCCCTCAAAAGGCGCCCAACGGCGGACCACTTCGTCGTACAAATCGGAGGACGCATAATTCTGATGCGTTAGACCGATGGCAAACAGCGCGTAAAACCACCGGGGAATGCTCTGGATTGTCTCAGCCGCCTGCGCAACATTGCGAATTAGCGTCGCATTGGGAGGCACTTCAGTGTGCCAAGCGGTATCCAGAGCGTACACCGCCTTGGTCAAGTGGCTCCCGCCGCAAATACCGCAAATTCTGGGGGTGACAATCAATCCGGCCTGCGGGTCCTTTCCTTTCAGAATTATCTCAAACCCACGAAACATTGTGGCCTCCGTCCATGCATCGACCACGACGCCGTCCTCCACGGCAACCCGGACATCCAGGTCACCTTCCACCCGCCCCAACGAATGGACCTTCAGTTCCATTTTCTTGGAGACTTCAACCCCTTGCTTACTCATACACTTGTACACCTACCTTGTGAGTGAAACTTCACCGCATCAACCCCGTCCGGCGGAGCAAAGGCGTATCGACCCGTTTCGCATCAGGGCACAAACATGTCTTCCCGAGCCCACTTC includes the following:
- a CDS encoding hydrogenase maturation protease; translated protein: MTAIIGCGNLIRSDDGAGPMLIRKLWELGVPEGVRLADGGTAGMDVIFQIGDAKELILVDACTSGAEPGTIFEVPGEEVEAPPLKEVNLHNIRWDNAIAMGRWLLKERFPKKVTVFLIEAENLEHGFGLSPAVEAAVERLARDLIQRLEEQQCRLS
- a CDS encoding nickel-dependent hydrogenase large subunit, whose protein sequence is MSKQGVEVSKKMELKVHSLGRVEGDLDVRVAVEDGVVVDAWTEATMFRGFEIILKGKDPQAGLIVTPRICGICGGSHLTKAVYALDTAWHTEVPPNATLIRNVAQAAETIQSIPRWFYALFAIGLTHQNYASSDLYDEVVRRWAPFEGEHYAIGVTVSSKPVEIYAIFGGQWPHSSFMVPGGVVSAPTLSDITRSISILEHYRETWLEKILLGCSVERWLENKTWSDVLNWLDERAAHRNSDLGLFIRYSMDIGLDKYGSGPGRYLAAGSFPHPQKYRFPTIDGRNAALISRSGVYDGKTFHDFDQERIREDHTHSFFRGSGSLHPFVGVTDPIDPVEGQKEGKYTFAKAPRYEVPGMGAVSLEAGPLARQVIAGRPGAEEWQDYDPLFLNIIQEIGPSVMVRVLARLHEAAKYYLRMRDWLKQINLNEKFYIKPRELPEGRGFGATEAARGALMDWLQIKDGKIDNYQVITPTAWNIGPRDGQGQRGPIETAMIGVPVRNPEDPVELAHIAQSYDSCLVCTVHAYDAKSHRELAKYEVVKM